A stretch of DNA from Candidatus Micrarchaeum acidiphilum ARMAN-2:
ATATTCGGGGACCTGATGGACATAAACCGGGCAAACGAAGTGCTTTCCAGGCTAAAGGACGGAAAAATAAAATACCAATTCATTTCGACCGACTCGCCGTCGCCGTTTGCGCATTCGATGCTTACCTTTGGCCATGCCGATGTAGTCATGATGAAGGAGCGGCAGCAGTACCTGAAGTACCTCCACAAGATGGTTCTAAAAAAAATAAAATCGGTTGGAAAATGAAGCTTACCGAAGACGTCGAGCTTATTGAAGGCATGCCAATAGCATACATAAAGAGCATAAATGCCATAGCGGTATCAGACCTGCACCTTGGGTATGAAGGCGTGATGTCCAAGCGCGGCGCTTTGATACCAAAAGTCAACTTCAGGAAGATAAAGGACATGATAAAGTCAGCAGTCGAGGCCACAAAAGCCGATTCAATAATTGTTGATGGCGACATAAAGAACGAATTTTCGAGCGTGGATGTGGAGGAATTCAACGAACTTTATGATTTCATAAACTTTGCAAAGGAAATCAAGATACGGCCCATCCTGATAAAAGGCAACCACGACAACTTTGTAGAGAGATACAGCATACCTTTCAAACTTGCCGTGCACAGGCAGCAGGCAACTATTGGGAAATACCTTTTTTTCCATGGCGAGGAGTTGCCAAAGATAGAGAAAAAGGACACCGCCATGCTCATAATGGGCCACGAACACCCGGCAATAGGCATATACTACGAAAACGGGAGAAAGGAAAAGATAAAATGCTTTCTTTACGGAAAATACGGGGGCAGGAGGCTCCTAGTGCTCCCGGCCATGAGCTATTTTGCCGGCGGTACTGAAATAAACCTCGAAAGCAGGAAATCGCTGCTCTCACCAATATTCAGAAAAACCGATATAGACGAAATGCATGCGATAGTTGTGGGCTACGGCTCTACTATGGATTTCGGAAAGATCTCAGAGCTTAGAAAAATGACCGCGCAGTAGCCGAGCCCGCTATA
This window harbors:
- a CDS encoding phosphoesterase, which gives rise to MKLTEDVELIEGMPIAYIKSINAIAVSDLHLGYEGVMSKRGALIPKVNFRKIKDMIKSAVEATKADSIIVDGDIKNEFSSVDVEEFNELYDFINFAKEIKIRPILIKGNHDNFVERYSIPFKLAVHRQQATIGKYLFFHGEELPKIEKKDTAMLIMGHEHPAIGIYYENGRKEKIKCFLYGKYGGRRLLVLPAMSYFAGGTEINLESRKSLLSPIFRKTDIDEMHAIVVGYGSTMDFGKISELRKMTAQ